The Vidua macroura isolate BioBank_ID:100142 chromosome 11, ASM2450914v1, whole genome shotgun sequence genome includes a region encoding these proteins:
- the GINS2 gene encoding DNA replication complex GINS protein PSF2 isoform X3 yields the protein MEPAEVEFLAEKELVTIVPNFSLDRIHLIGGDLGPFNPGLPVEVPVWLAINLKQRQKCRLIPPEWMDVGKLEEIRDQERKEDTFTPMPSPYYMELTKLLLNYASDNIPRADEIRTLVKDTWDTRMAKLRLSADSFVRQQEAHAKLDNLTLMEINSTGTFLTQALDHMYKLRTNLQPGESSHSQDF from the exons ATGGAGCCGGCCGAGGTGGAGTTCCTGGCCGAGAAGGAGCTGGTGACGATCGTGCCCAACTTCAGCCTGGACCGGATTCACCTCATCGGG GGGGATCTGGGTCCCTTCAATCCTGGCTTGCCAGTGGAAGTGCCCGTGTGGTTGGCCATTAATCTGAAGCAGAGGCAGAAGTGTCGGCTCATTCCCCCGGAGTGGATGGATGTTG GGAAGCTGGAGGAAATCCGGGATCAGGAGCGGAAAGAGGACACCTTCACTCCCATGCCCAGTCCCTACTACATGGAGCTCaccaagctgctgctgaactA tgcctctgACAACATCCCCAGGGCGGACGAGATCCGGACGCTGGTGAAGGACACGTGGGACACGCGCATGGCCAAGCTGCGCCTGTCCGCCGACAGCTTCGTGCGGCAGCAGGAGGCTCACGCCAAG CTGGATAACTTAACCCTGATGGAGATCAACAGCACCGGGACTTTCCTTACCCAAGCCTTGGATCACATGTACAAGCTCCGGACTAACCTCCAGCCTGGCGAGAGCTCCCACTCCCAGGATTTCtga
- the GINS2 gene encoding DNA replication complex GINS protein PSF2 isoform X2, protein MSPPHPTGTSRCHLPTPGVPPSCPSPPPLFTALGCGTEGDTGRRVSLGTSALCHSVLSGVTVPCPCPRPGAPPVSQLGATTSPHLWHNSCDHVLPMKHSLCPLAGWHLSPVCGTVPVWLTVSVSPCPYRAPTLSSCPHHGVPLGHEDAPAVLVSPSPGATSPCPLGHKERAMPLSSYPLGRQCHCPHIPWGTKSGQCHCPHVPWGTKSGQCHCPHVPWGSNATVPMSPGWAVPLSPCPLGHKQAAVPLSSCPLGQCHCPHVPWGTKSEQCHCPHVPWGSATVPTSPGAVPLSPRPLGHEERAVPLSPCPLGHEERAVPLSPCPLGQCHCPLGTPARGGCAGAR, encoded by the exons atgtcccctccccaccccacagGGACATCTCGGTGTCACCTCCCAACCCCGGGGGTCccaccctcctgtccctccccccctcccctaTTTACAGCTCTGGGATGTGGCACCGAGGGTGACACAGGACGCAGGGTGAGCCTGGGGACATCAGCTCTGTGTCACTCTGTCCTGTCTGGAGTCACCGtgccctgtccttgtccccgtCCAGGTGCCCCCCCAGTGTCCCAGCTTGGTGCCACCACATCCCCTCACCTGTGGCACAACTCCTGTGACCACGTCCTGCCCATGAAAcactccctgtgtcccctggcagggtggcactTGTCCCCTGTCTGTGGCACAGTCCCTGTGTGGCTCACTGTCagtgtgtccccatgtccttaCAGGGCACCAACATTgtccagctgtccccaccacgGTGTCCCCTTAGGGCATGAAGATGCCCCAGCTGTCCTTGTGTCCCCAAGTCCTGGTGCCACTTCCCCATGTCCCCTGGGGCACAAAGAGCGGGCAATGCCACTGTCCTCATATCccctgggcaggcagtgccactgtccccacatcccctggGGTACGAAGAGTGggcagtgccactgtccccatgtcccctgggGCACAAAGAGCGGGCAATGCCACTGTCCTCATGTCCCCTGGggca GCAAtgccactgtccccatgtcccctgggtgggcagtgccactgtccccatgtcccctgggGCACAAACAGGCA gcagtgccactgTCCTCATGTCCCCTGGggcagtgccactgtccccacGTCCCCTGGGGCACGAAGAGTGagcagtgccactgtccccatgtcccctggggcagtgccactgtccccacgtcccctggggcagtgccactgtccccacGTCCCCTGGGGCACGAAGAGCGagcagtgccactgtccccatgtcccctgggGCACGAAGAGCGagcagtgccactgtccccatgtcccttggggcagtgccactgtccccTCGGGACGCCGGCCCGGGGTGGCTGTGCCGGTGCTCGGTGA
- the GINS2 gene encoding DNA replication complex GINS protein PSF2 isoform X1: MSPPHPTGTSRCHLPTPGVPPSCPSPPPLFTALGCGTEGDTGRRVSLGTSALCHSVLSGVTVPCPCPRPGAPPVSQLGATTSPHLWHNSCDHVLPMKHSLCPLAGWHLSPVCGTVPVWLTVSVSPCPYRAPTLSSCPHHGVPLGHEDAPAVLVSPSPGATSPCPLGHKERAMPLSSYPLGRQCHCPHIPWGTKSGQCHCPHVPWGTKSGQCHCPHVPWGSATVPMSPWTQREGSATVLVSPGLAVPLCPCPLGHKQQAMPLSPCPLGGQCHCPHVPWGTNRQQCHCPHVPWGSATVPTSPGARRVSSATVPMSPGAVPLSPRPLGQCHCPHVPWGTKSEQCHCPHVPWGTKSEQCHCPHVPWGSATVPSGRRPGVAVPVLGEVAAPGAALAAVAAASPR; this comes from the exons atgtcccctccccaccccacagGGACATCTCGGTGTCACCTCCCAACCCCGGGGGTCccaccctcctgtccctccccccctcccctaTTTACAGCTCTGGGATGTGGCACCGAGGGTGACACAGGACGCAGGGTGAGCCTGGGGACATCAGCTCTGTGTCACTCTGTCCTGTCTGGAGTCACCGtgccctgtccttgtccccgtCCAGGTGCCCCCCCAGTGTCCCAGCTTGGTGCCACCACATCCCCTCACCTGTGGCACAACTCCTGTGACCACGTCCTGCCCATGAAAcactccctgtgtcccctggcagggtggcactTGTCCCCTGTCTGTGGCACAGTCCCTGTGTGGCTCACTGTCagtgtgtccccatgtccttaCAGGGCACCAACATTgtccagctgtccccaccacgGTGTCCCCTTAGGGCATGAAGATGCCCCAGCTGTCCTTGTGTCCCCAAGTCCTGGTGCCACTTCCCCATGTCCCCTGGGGCACAAAGAGCGGGCAATGCCACTGTCCTCATATCccctgggcaggcagtgccactgtccccacatcccctggGGTACGAAGAGTGggcagtgccactgtccccatgtcccctgggGCACAAAGAGCGGGCAATGCCACTGTCCTCATGTCCCCTGGggcagtgccactgtccccatgtccccttgGACACAAAGAGAGGGCAGTGCCACTGTCCTCGTGTCCCCCGGGTTGGCAGTGCCTCTGTGCCCATGTCCCCTGGGGCACAAACAGCAGGCAAtgccactgtccccatgtcccctgggtgggcagtgccactgtccccatgtcccctgggGCACAAACAGGCA gcagtgccactgTCCTCATGTCCCCTGGggcagtgccactgtccccacGTCCCCTGGGGCACGAAGAGTGagcagtgccactgtccccatgtcccctggggcagtgccactgtccccacgtcccctggggcagtgccactgtccccacGTCCCCTGGGGCACGAAGAGCGagcagtgccactgtccccatgtcccctgggGCACGAAGAGCGagcagtgccactgtccccatgtcccttggggcagtgccactgtccccTCGGGACGCCGGCCCGGGGTGGCTGTGCCGGTGCTCGGTGAGGTCGCAGCTCCCGGAGCCGCTCTTGCCGCAGTGGCCGCGGCTTCTCCCCGGTGA